TCATATGCTTTTGCATAATTATGGGTAACCACAATACTCTTAATGGTAGGATACACCTTAACATCATTGACTGTAGCACCATTCTTCACCATCTTAAAATAGAAGTTACCATCAGCCGACATTGTAAAAGTTAAAGTGTTATTTACTTCATCTTTCGTACCTGTAGTTGGTGTGGTGTTAATATTATTGATTGCATCAGAATTACCAGTAATAGTAATAATGTCACCTTTCTTAAGGTTTGGAACAATTACCATACGATCACCATTAGATATATTTCGTAGTCCCGGATTACTATCACTCGTCCTATAGACTTGCCAGTTATCATAAAAGTAAAGTCCTGCACAACAAGTTGGAGCTGTAGCCAAATTGCATGTTGTACCAGATTGTGTAAGAGAAGTCGTCTCTGATTTAGTTATAGCAGTGCTAGTTGCTAAACCTGTGAAAGTCCATGAATGGGTTGTTATCACATCAGCCCACGTAGAATTAGTGCCTCCCACTAGCAGACACACTGCCAGTAAGAATGTTTTTAGAAGTTTTTTCATAGTTTATTATTTATTTAGTAGTTGAATTATCTGGTAGTTCCTAGTTTGGTCGGCAAAGGTAAGGAAATGTTGTCGAAAAGGATTGTAATTAAACAGAGAATTATCCGATTAGAGCAAAAAATGTCTTTGTTTTCTCAAATTTCACGGTTTCAACATCGGTTTTCTGCTCACCAGTAAAGTCCTTTGTTTGTTTTTTTTACAAAAACCAGAAAAAACCCCATTAAAGAGATTGTACTCTTGCCAGAGTACTAACGGTATTAGTGACAAACTTCCTTGAGAGCATGCTCTCAGATAATTCAAGTTTCGGATGTAAACAACTTGTTGTCTGTCAAGTAATTTATTTCTATCAAGAATTAGAGAATTGGAGAATTTTTCTCAATATGCAATACGCTGTCTTATGAATTGATGAGAATAAATAGAATGTCTTTTGCTTTGCAAAAGCTAGAAAATTCTCTAATTCTCTAATTCTTGATCAATAAAAAACACATCCGAAAGTTCAGTCAATATATTAATTCAAAACGCTGGTTTTGCTATCATAAAACTAGTCGTTAGTGGTAAGGTGTCAGCCTCTCAGGCTGTCATTTTATCACTAACGATTATTTTTCTGCGATTTTTCTTGCATTTGCCTCTTTCGTTTAGTATCTTTGCCAACTAAAAATGATTGTACAGATGAATCTACAAAAAATATAAAAGATGGATGCTAAAAAAACGGTGACAGTGACAGCGTGACAGCACGTTTTTCGAAACATTACGCGTACCGCGCGCGTATACACGCAGTACGCATAATACTTTTTAAAATTCTGCTGTCACGCTGTCACTGTCACTGGTAATTGAGTAGGTTTGCAGTGGTTTTCCTTGCTCTCATGGCTGCGTTAACGCAAATTTATGCCGAAAGTTTTGCACTTTTGACTTTTTTGTTTATTTTTGCAAGCGAGGAACTTAAACTAATCATAATGAGACGACCAGATATCGTAGATAGAATTAGGGAAGAAGCTCACAAAATGAGTTCTGAAGTGCAAACAATTCTTTATGGATCGGAGGCACGTGGTGATGCACGTCCTGACTCAGATATTGATTTGTTGATACTTGTCAATAAAGACAAACTCTCATATATAGACAAAGATCGTATCATTGCTCCATTTTATGACATAGAACTTGATACTGGTATCATCATCAGTACTCTCATTATGCCACGCAAAGAATGGGAGAATAGACCTTTCTTAACTCCATTCCAGTATAATGTAAATAAAGAAGGTATTACACTATGAATGCAGTATTGACCGATGAAAACTATGAGGCATTGTCTCACTATCGCCAACAGCGAGCTCATGAGACAATAGCAGAAATCCCCTATTTACGTGAACAGGGCTACTTTAATACGGCAGTAAACCGTTTGTACTATGCATGCTATTATGCTGCGGTGGCTTTACTTACCAAACATCATATCAGCTCAGCGACCCATGCTGGTGTTAAAACTATGCTCGGTATGCATTTTGTATCAAAGGGACTCATTACGAAGGAAAGTGGAAGGGCGTTTGCAAACTTGTTTGACAGTCGTCAAAGTGGTGATTATGACGATTTCGTATATGCTACACAAGAAGAGGTTGACGAGCTGTTGCCCAAGGCACAGCGGTTCATAGAAGAAGTTGATGCTTTATTAGAACAACCTACTTGATCTCTTATGTTTTTACTTGCCGTTAAGAGAAGTATAACATCTCTCTGAGCAAAGTTAAACTTCTCTATTAGTAATAATAATTAATGTTCAAAAATCCGTGTTTATTTTTCACAAAAACCAGAAAAACTCCATTAAAGAGATTGTACTCTTGCCAGAGTACTAACGGTATTAGTGACAAACTTCCTTGAGAGCATGCTCTCAGATAAGTTTTCCACTAATTCCGTTACCCTTTCAGGGATCTAATCTCTTTAATGGCAAAAACATAAAAAACAATCTTAACGATAACTGTTTCAAGTTTATGGTTAAGCGTTTTTTTTAGCGTAAGCGGTGTTTTTTCTTTTTAATGTTTGTAATAACGAAGTTATGTGATAAGGGTTATGGCTTTGGCTTAAGAACCATTTCTTAAAGACAAAGGCATAGCACTTAGCACAGAAGCTCTGTAGGAGCTACAAACATCAAAAAGTGTTGTTCTGGTTTTTGTGGTTCTTCTTCAATTTAGTTGAAAAAGCAGAGGCTCCAGAATAAGTTTTCTCTTAAGCAGTTCCAGTCCAGCCCTGCCATACATGCACCGTTTGACCTCCTTTATCTTGTTGACAAATCCTTCGACAATGCCATTGGATATAGGTAAGACGATGCAGTTCATAACGGCTTTGAGGTCTCTGTTCACACCATCAACGAAGCGTCTAAGCCTTTCAATGGAGGTATGTCTGTATTCTTCTATCCATTTGGTAAGTCGTCTAGGATTATTAGACTTGAGAAGTTCATTGAATTCAGAAACTGCATAATACAGAGTTGAGAACCACTTCAGTGAGAGCAATTTTCTGATAAGCGTGTCCTCTTGCCCATTGAGTTTCATGCCTCTTACAGACCTATTTATGATATTGGCCATCATGTGAATAGGCAAAAGCGGTTCTTTGTGTGACACCTCAGCGACACGCTTTGCCTGCACGTGTTGCTCTTCAGTCTTACGCGGTCCCCGATGGCCATCTGACAAATAATGGAAATGGCGGTAATAAGGCCCCATTGACTTGTAGCTACCATCTTTGTTGATGTCCTTGAATATCTTGGACAGAGGCCTGCCTTTGGCGTATTCCGTCTCCACATAGGCCTCGTGCATTGAGAAGTCAACTTGGGCATTGCTCTTACGGGCAGGTAATGATGTGATGTCCATATACGACTGTACAGTTGTATAGAATATGCCGGTAGCTTTGACTATCTCACCCTTGCTCATACCCTTGGCCTGTAGAATCTTGACCTGATTGAATTTTGCCTGCCGTTGCACGTTGGTGCCATTACTGATATCGTTGGTCTTGCGTTCTCCCATGACTAACATCCTGTAATCCTCGTAGTTTTCACTGACAACACGTGCTATCATATCGGAGGCATTCTTTACTAGATGAAAGTGGTCGGCAACCTCCTTGATCAGGCGCTTGGTACTTGCGACGGCAGCAGAGTAGTCGGTGGATCTGTCACGACTGACAATCTGCACCTTTATGTGTCTGTCCAGCCACTCCCTGAAAGTTTCCTCCTCACGATTACCTAACAGGTCTATGATCATACCCGTCCGCAGATTGACAATCACGCTACCATAGGATACGCCCTTACGGAAAGCCCAGTCGTCAACACCTATCCGATCGATATCCGGATATACGGGAAGAGGCATGCGGTGGATGTCGCGAAGGACAGTTGCCCTGCTAATAGGTATTCCCATTATACGAAGATGGCTGCTGCTCTTGCCTGCCGATGAGTCAAGTGACAGTTTTGACACCAAAACCTCACAGCGCCTGCTTCTTCTACGGTATCGGAATACCTCCGTCCCAGGCTGCTCCGCAAAAGTCTTGTGGCTGCAATCTTCATCGTGGCAGAAGAACTTACGCATCTCTAGATGAAGAATAGTGCGCCTGCCGAGTATGGGAAGGTCTGTAACGTGACGCATATATCTGCTGTGTATCTTTTTACTGTGACTGCCGCAATATGGGCAGATACCATAGGAGAGAGAACTACGAGCATATATATGGATGGTATCTGGAAGCACCTCCACATCCTCTATGCTGAGTTCTGCATTCGGATACAGGGAAGAAATTTTGAGGTTGTCGTTATTTGATGCCTCTAAAGTTTGGTTATGACAATTATTATTAGTACTTTTGTCGCTATTAGGATGTTTTGACATGATTTTGAACCACTTGTTTGGCGACATAAAGGTACAAAAAATATG
This region of Prevotella sp. E13-27 genomic DNA includes:
- a CDS encoding nucleotidyltransferase domain-containing protein, encoding MRRPDIVDRIREEAHKMSSEVQTILYGSEARGDARPDSDIDLLILVNKDKLSYIDKDRIIAPFYDIELDTGIIISTLIMPRKEWENRPFLTPFQYNVNKEGITL
- a CDS encoding HEPN domain-containing protein; this translates as MNAVLTDENYEALSHYRQQRAHETIAEIPYLREQGYFNTAVNRLYYACYYAAVALLTKHHISSATHAGVKTMLGMHFVSKGLITKESGRAFANLFDSRQSGDYDDFVYATQEEVDELLPKAQRFIEEVDALLEQPT
- a CDS encoding ISL3 family transposase, with translation MSKHPNSDKSTNNNCHNQTLEASNNDNLKISSLYPNAELSIEDVEVLPDTIHIYARSSLSYGICPYCGSHSKKIHSRYMRHVTDLPILGRRTILHLEMRKFFCHDEDCSHKTFAEQPGTEVFRYRRRSRRCEVLVSKLSLDSSAGKSSSHLRIMGIPISRATVLRDIHRMPLPVYPDIDRIGVDDWAFRKGVSYGSVIVNLRTGMIIDLLGNREEETFREWLDRHIKVQIVSRDRSTDYSAAVASTKRLIKEVADHFHLVKNASDMIARVVSENYEDYRMLVMGERKTNDISNGTNVQRQAKFNQVKILQAKGMSKGEIVKATGIFYTTVQSYMDITSLPARKSNAQVDFSMHEAYVETEYAKGRPLSKIFKDINKDGSYKSMGPYYRHFHYLSDGHRGPRKTEEQHVQAKRVAEVSHKEPLLPIHMMANIINRSVRGMKLNGQEDTLIRKLLSLKWFSTLYYAVSEFNELLKSNNPRRLTKWIEEYRHTSIERLRRFVDGVNRDLKAVMNCIVLPISNGIVEGFVNKIKEVKRCMYGRAGLELLKRKLILEPLLFQLN